In Candidatus Methylomirabilota bacterium, the DNA window CCGACACCACGATGATGCCGGAGCCGCCGATGGGCGCAATTCTCTACGCGATCGAGGTGCCCCCCTACGGCGGCGACACGCTCTTCGCCAACCAGTACCTCGCCTACGAGAGCCTCTCCGACGGGATGAAGCGGCTGCTGGAGGGCCTGCGGGCCGTCCACAGCGATCGCAAGGTGGCCGGTCCGCAGGCCGGGCTCAACGCCTACCGGGCCACGAAGGTGCGCGAGGACGCGGCCTGGCAGGAAACGGTCAGCGTGCACCCGGTCGTGCGCACGCATCCCGAGACCGGACGCAGGCTGCTGTTCGTCAACCACTCGTACACCATCCGGTTCGACGGCATGACCGAGGCCGAGAGCGCCCCGCTGCTCGGCTACCTGCTCGACCACGGGCACCGGCCCGAGTTCACCTGCCGGTTCCGCTGGGCCGCCGGCTCCGTCGCGTTCTGGGACAACCGCTGCGTCAAGCACCTCGCCGTTCACGACGCGGGCCGCTTCCGTCGGATCATGCGGCGCGTGCAGATCGCGGGCGACAAGCCGGTGTGATGGAGGCGTCGGCGCGACCGGCCTGCTAGACTCGCGGCCAATCTTCCGCTCAAGGGGGTTGGACATGCGAAAGATCCTTCTCGGCCTCGTCGTGGTGACGGTCACCATCGCCGGCTGCGGATTCGGCGTCACGCGCACGCCGTCCTGCAACCTCAAGGAGAAGGTGCTGAACGTCGTGCTGTCGACGCAGCGGCTGGACCGGCTGGCCCGCGAGTGGGCCGGGGCGCCCAGCGTCCTGCCCGAGATCGCCTGGGCGGACGCCGAAGCCGAGGTCTCGCTGAACAGCTTCTACTACGCCTGCGGCGAGCACACCACCGCGGGCGCGACGGGCGTGGTGGACGCGTCGGTCCGACTGCGGGCCGGCGATCTGGCCGCGGTGCGCGGGACGGCGGGCGACGCCGAGGCGGTTCGCCAACAGTTCCAGCAGGCCGCCGCCTCGTACCTGCAGACCGGCAAGAGCGCGAGACCGAACGGGTAGCGATCGAACAGGGGCGACCGATCACGCCGAGGCGAGGGCCGGGATCACGCTCTTGCCCATCAGCTCGATCGACCGCATGGTCGTCGGGTGATCCATGCGTGACTCCTGCGCCTCGAGGAGCAGATGACCGATGCCCAGCTCCTTCTGCACGCGGGCGAAGCGCTCCGCCACCTCGTCGGGCGTTCCCGCCACGATGTAGTAGTTGTCGACCAGCTCCTCGTAACTCATCTTCGAGAGCGACACCGAGCGCGCCCGAAGCGCGAACTGGCTGGCCGCCCGCGAGCGCATGCCCACCGGCGAGAAGTAGTCGACGGGACCGCGCAGGGTCGGTCCCATCCGCCACACGAAGTGGCGGCCGGCGTCGAGCGCGCGGGCTTTCGTATCGGCGGTGACCGCGCAGATCAGGAACCCGAGCTTGTCCGGCGTCACCGTCCGGCCCGCCTCCGCCGCGCCCTGCCGGTAGAAGTCGAACAGCTCGCGCGCCACCTCGAACGAGACCAGGAACGGCACGTAGGTGTAGCCCATGCGCCCCGCCCACACCGCGGTCTCCGGGCTCGCGGTGCCCGGCACCCAGATCGGCGGGTGTGGCTTCTGGAGGGGAAGGCACCACGGATTCACGTGGCGGAAATGGTAGTGCCGGCCCTCCCAGCGGAATGGTCCCGGCGTCGTCCAGCACTTGAGGATCAGGTCGTGACATTCCTCGAACCGCTCGCGGTTGTGCACCGGGTTGCTGTTGGCCCACCAGCTCTCGACGCCGACGCCGCGCACGAAGCCGCTCAGGACCCGGCCGCCCGAGATCAGGTCGGCCATCGCGATCTGCTCGGCCATCTGCACCGGGTTGTCCTGGATCGGCAGGATGTTGCCGAGGATCAGCAGCTTCGCGCGCTTCGTGGTGCGGGCCAGGATGCCGGCGGTCATGTTGGCCGACACGTTCACGCAGGACGGCGTCGAGTGGTGCTCGTTGATCATCAGCCCGGCGAAGCCGGCCTGGTCGGCGAAGTCGTACTCGTCGAGATAGCGCTGGTAGTTGCGCCGGGCGATCTCCGGCGAGAAGAACGTGTTGGGAAACGTCAGGCGCAGCGAGGGGTACTTGTCGCCCTCCGCGTCGGGATACTCGTGGTGGGGCATCTCGCTGAAGTAGTAGAGCTTCACGTCACGCCCTCCCGAGGAAGTCCAGCACCAGCCCCGCGAAGACGTCGGGCTGCTCGATCGGGGGCAGGTGGCCGCAGCGCTCGAGCACGCGCAGCGTCGCGTTGGGCAGCCGGCGCCGGTACTGCTCGCCGCAGATCACCGGCACGATCCCGTCCTCGCGCCCCCAGACGATCAGGGTCGGGTTCGTCACGCGCGGCAGGAAGTGGGGCAGCCGCGGATCGAACATGTAGGGCTTCCAGGCGAGACGGGCCGTCATCTCCCGGTTGCGCAGCGCGATCTCCATCTCCGCGGGACCGGGTCCGGCCCCGAACAGGTCGGCCCACTCCGGCACGGTGGATGCGTCGTGGATGCTGTAGCCGAGCAGCTCCTCGGGCGAGTGGAAGAAGATGTCGCGGATCTCGCCCTCATCGGGCTTGAGGCCGGTCGGGCTCACCAGCACGAGACGGTCGATCGCGCCCGGGCACATCGTGGCCAGCTCGGCGGCGATCCAGCCGCCGATCGAGTGGCCGAGCAGGTGCACCCGCGAGAGGCCCATCACGTCGAGAAACCAGAGGTAGAAGCGGGCCAGATCGTCGATGCTCTCCATCCAGTCCGCCGCGTCGGAGCGGCCGAAGCCGGGATGGGTCGGCGCGTAGACCGTGTACCGCCCGCCCACCGCGGCCATCCAGCGACGCCAACCCCGGTTGCCCCCGGCGCCGTGCAGCACCACCAGGGGATCGCCCTGGCCTCCGATCACGACGTGCACCTTCGTGGCTCCGACGGCGATCAGCTCTTCGCGAGGCGGCACCGGGCGACGGCTCCTCTCCGCAGGATGGACCGAGGGTAGACGATACCAGTCGGCGGTCCGCCGGGGCGCTCGAAGTTGACCGCGGCGGCGCCCTACCGCGCGCGCGCGTCGAGGCCGCCGTCCAAGCGACCCGATGCTTCCGGACACGACTCGGGCGCGAGGATCCCGAGCATCATGTCCGCGGCGACGACCGCGGGGTCCGAGAGGTCCCGCAGCTGCCCCTTCATCAAGGCGCTCTTCTCGCAGGCCGTCGGCCTCAGCAATCCCGCCGGCGCCTCCGCCAGCCGGCTCGGCGGCGCGGCCGACGCGCATCCGGCCAGGAGCAGCGCGAGGACGGCCGGGCGCCAGCCTCCCCGTCGGCCGTCGCTCAGCGCTCCACCCCGGATCAATCCCGCTTGATGATGACCGCGGTGCGATCGTCGTCGGCCGGCACCCCGTGGGTGAAGCGCGCCAGCGCGTGCCGGAGCGCCGACATCATCTCGGCGGCCCGGCTCTTGCGATGGCGCGTCAGCACGTCGATCACACGGCCGGTGCCGAAGCGCTCGCCCTGCGCGTCGGCCGCGTCCACCACGCCGTCGGACAGCACGGCGAACACGTCGCCCGGCTCCATGCGCAGCGGCGCCCGCAAGGTCACCTCGAGGTCGTCCATGCATCCGAGCGGGACGGTATCCGTCTCCAGCACGACGCAGGAATCCTCGGCGGCCCGGTAGTAGAGCAGGGGACCCTGACCGCAGCTGAATCCGGTCAGGGTCCGCTCCTGCGCGTCCAGCTCGCCGATCCACGCGCTGACGAAGCGGCCGTCGGTCAGGTCGGCGCAGAGCTGCGCGTTCAGGTGGCGGATGAAGGCGGGCAGATCCTCGCCCACCCGGATCGCCATCCGCAGCATGGAGCGCACCTGGGTGACGGACAGCGCCGGCCCGATCCCGTGGCCGCTCGCATCGGCCAGCAGCAGCACCGCCCGCCCGGCCTCGCTGGCCGACAGGCGAAGGTCGCGGGAGCCGGGCGCGCGGTGGTAGCCAATGACGTCGTAGGTGTCGCCGCCGGTCTCCTCGGCGGGCTCGCTCCAGCCATCGATGTCGAAGCCCGGCACCACCGGAATGCGCTCGGGCAAGGTGTCCTGCTGGATCCGCCGCGCGGCCCGCAGATCCCCCTCGAGCTTGAGCAGCGTCTGCAGCGAGGCACGCATGCGGCCGTGCGTCTCGGCCAGCCGATGGACCTCGCGGATCGAGGAGACCACCGCCGGGCCGGGCTCGAGGTCGCCCCGGCTGATCCGGTCGCTCTCGCGTACCAGCGCCTCGATCGGCCGGCTGTAGAGCCGCGCGAGCCTCACCGTGCGGCCGATGGCGAGCACGAGCCCGGCGAGCATCACCAGCAGGATACCCAGGCGGAGATAGCCCAGGCTTCCCAGCAGGTCGGACTCCGGCACCATCACCTCGATCGTGAGCTGCCGGGTCGGGCCCAGCTGGAAGGGGCTCATCTGCGCCCACCAGGCGTCGCCCTCGCTCACCAACGGCATGGGCCCCGCGGCTCCGGGCGATCGCGACGTCAGGGCGCGGGTGGCGTCGCTGACCACGCGGATGCCCAGATCGTCGGGACTCTTCAGCAGCATCCCCAGCTGCCGCTCGGGCGCCAGCGAGCGCGAATGTCTCGGCAAGCCGATCACGCGCCCCTGATCACTCAGCACCATGACCGCGCCGAGCTCTCCGACGCGCAGGGCCGTGGTGAACTTCGAGATATCGGTTAGCAGCAGGTCGATCGCGATCACCCGCACCAGCCCATCGCGACCCGTGAACGCGAGGGCCGCCGTCACCCCCGGCATCTTGAGCGTGTAGAACATGTACGGGTCCGTCCAGAACACCCCGTCGGCCGTGACGGCCTGATCCGGCCGCGCGTCCCGCGCCCGGACCGCCCCCTCGTACCAGGGCCGCTGCCGGGGATCGTAGTCGTCGTCTTCCCACGAGGCCACGGGCTCCGGGTGCGCGTCCGACCATTTGAGCCAGGCCACCCGGCCTCCCCAGACGTCGCGGCGCGTCTGGCGGCTCTGCCAGGTCTCGCCGACGTGGAACAGGATGTGCTGGCGGCCCCGCTCGTCGGACACCATGACCGCCGAGATCTGCGGATTGCTGCGCAGGAGCGGGGTCAGCAGGCGGTTCATCGCGGCCGCGTCGTCCGGCTGCAGGAGGCCCGACTCCTCCCAGGCGCGAATCACTCCGAGCTGGCTGATCACCGGCTCGAAGAAGCGCCGCAGCTCGACGTGGACCTGGCCGATCGTCTCGCGCAGGATGGAGCGGGACAGCCGCTCCACGGTGGCCTTCGAGCCCATGAAGGTCAGCGCCATGATCGCGCCGCCCAGCAGCACGATCGTCACGGCGAGGTTGGCGAGCAGGCTCTGATAGATGGACAGGGAGCGACGGCGCCGGGTGAACACGCGGTTCCTCGCGGGCGATCCTGCCTACCGCATCCCCGGTTGTCAACGAGCGCCGTGGAACGCTACGATCGGACACGACGGGTGCACGACACTCTCACGGAGGCACCAGACATGAGCGGAGACCGCGGCGGACTGGAGTTCACGGACGTGGTGGGGTCGGTCGACGAGCTGCGCGCGCTCATGGGCGAGCCCTCGGAGGTGGCCCTGCGCAAGGACATCGGCCGGATCGACGAGCACTGCCGCGCCTTCATCGCGCGCTCGCCCTTCGTCCTGATCGCCACGTCGGATCGCGCCGGCCGCTGCGACGTCAGCCCGAAGGGCGACGCGCCCGGCTTCGTCCTGGTCGCGAACGACCAGCACCTGCTGATCCCCGATCGCCCGGGCAACAAGCGCTTCGACGGCATGCGCAACCTGCTCGACAACCCGGGAATCGGCCTCCTCTTCCTGGTACCGGGGAGCGAGGAGACCCTGCGGATCAACGGACGAGCCCGGATCGTGCGCGATCCGGAGTGGCTGGCCCGCCTGGTCGCGCAGGGCAAGACCCCGCAGCTGGCCATCGCGGTCGAGGTCGAGGAGGCGTTCCTCCACTGCGCGAAGTGCGTGAAGCGGTCCGGGCTCTGGGAGCCCGCGCGCTGGCCCGATCGTTCGGGCATGGCCTCGCCGGCCCAGATGTTCCGCGATCACGCCCGGCTCACGATGACGGTCGAAGAGCTCGATCAGCGTCTGCAGGAGGGCTATCGCAAGAACCTCTACTGAGCCTGCACAGATCTGCACATCTCGCGCCGACCCGTCGCGCGCCGCTGTCAATGCGTACACGCGCGGTGTTGCATTTGCACACGGCCTCGCGCGCGGCCCGCCGCGATTTCACGCTTCGAGCCGAGCCTTCCGCCTGCCGGCGGCGGCAAGCCCGTGGCACAGCCGATGCAGTAGCTCTCCAGACTCACCATGAAAGCGTTGCCGGGTCGTCTGGGCCTCGCGCTGGTCGCCGCGCTGCTCGCTCTGCTCACCGCGAGCCCGAGCGAAGCGAGCGGTCCGACGGACCTCCTGCGCACCGTCTTCGCCGAAGCCAACAAGATCCTGAAGAACCCGGCCACCGACGATCGGCCACACGAGCGGCTCGCGGCGATCCGCAACCTCTTCAGCCGCGTCTTCGACTTCCGGGGGGCCGCCGAGCGCTCCCTGGGCCGGCAGTGGCAGGCGAGGAGCCTCGCCGAGCAGAGCGAGTTCACGCGGGTCTTCGCGGACTTCGTGCAGCGCGGGTTCGTCTACTGGATCGCCTCGGTGGCGGAGATCGACCCGAACGGCGCCGGCGTCACCGTGCAGTACCTCGGCGAGTCGGTGCAGCGCGACGGCGCGGTCGTCCAGACCGCGATCCTCGGTCGGGGCGGTCGGCTGATCCGGCTCGATCACGACATGGTCGTGCGGGACCGGCGGTGGATGGTGCGCGACGTGACGATCGACGGACTCAGCCTGGTCGGCAGCTATCGGGCCCAGTTCGAGCACGTCATCCGCGTGTCCTCCTACCGTGAGCTCGTCGAGCGGATGCGCGCCCGGGCCACCGAGGCGACGCGGCCCCAGCCCGCGTCGGCCACCGAGGCGGCGCCCTCACTCCTGCTCCCGAAGGGCGTGCAGATCGAAGGGCGCTGAACGATCAGCGCCGCACCACGCGGTTGAGCACGAAGCTGACCACCGAGATGATGAGCGACCCCAGCAGTGCCGGCACGAAGCCGTCCACCCGGAAGCCCAGCCCCATCCCCTGCGCGATCCAGCTGGTCAGGATGAGCATCAGCGCGTTGACCACGAACGTGAAGAGGCCCAGGGTCAGGATCGTCAGCGGCAGGGTGAACAGCAGCACGATCGGCCGGATGATCACGTTGACCACTCCGAAGATCAGCGCGACGATGCCGAGGGTGAGCCAGTCGTCCGGCTTCGTCGCGCCTCTCGCCACGCTCAGATAGATTCCCGGCACCAGCCACGCGGCCACCAGCAGGGCCACCGCGTTGATGATCAGCCGTATCAGTAGGAACATGGCCACCTCCGCCTAGACCCTAGTCGCTTCCGCACCGGCACGCAATGGTCTCCGGCCCGCGGAAGTGTGGTAGCGTCCCCCGCATGGAACGCGACTTCATCGGATACGGACGAACGCCGCCGGTGGTGCCGTGGCCCAACGGGGCGCGCCTCGCGGTGCAGGTGTCGGTGGCGTACGAGGAGGGCGGCGAGTACTCGCTGCTCGACGGACCGCGACGCGAGACGATGGGCGAGGTGCCCTCGCCGGTGCCGCTCGACCGGCGCGACCTCTTCAACGAGTCCTTCTTCGAGTACGGCAGCCGGGTCGGGGTGTGGCGCATCCTCGATCTCTGCCGCGCCCACGGCGTGCCCGCCTCGTGGTGGGCGTGCGCCCGGGCGCTCGAGCGCAACCCGGAGGTGGCCCGCGCCCTCGTGGAGGCCGGCCACGAGATCTGCGGCCACGGCTACGGCTGGGAAGACTTCCATTCGGCGAGCCGCGACGAGGAGCGCGAGAACATCCGGCGCACCGTGGACTCGCTGGCCCGCACCACCGGCCAGCGCCCGCTCGGCTGGTTCACCCGCTACGCGTGCAGCCCGAACACCCGCGAGCTTCTGGTCGAGGAGGGCGGCTTCCTCTACGACAGCCTCGGACTGAACGACGATCTGCCGTACTACGTGACGGTGAAGCGACGGCCGTGGCTGGTGGTGCCGTACACCTTCGAGATCAACGATGCGCGCTTCTGGCGGGGCGGGCTGGTCAGCGTCGGCGACTTCGGAGAGTACATGCGATCGGCGTTCGACTGTCTCTACGCCGAAGCGGCGCGGGTGCCCCGCATGATGTCCATCGGACTGCACTGCCGCATCGCGGGAACGCCCGCCCGCTCCCGCGCGTTCGCGGGCTTCCTGGACTACGTCACGCAGTTCTCCGACGTGTGGCTCGCCCGCCGGGTGGACATCGCCCGGTGGTGGCTCGAGCATCAGCCTCCGGCGCGGGCGAGCACCTCGGCGTAGCTCGAGGCGCGCTCCATCCGTCCGCCGAGATCCCGGGCGAGCAGGAGGGCGTGAACCCGGGGCAGCTTCCAGCAGGGCACGAACACGATCAGCTCGGCGATGTCACGGATGCGCGTGACCACCTGGTGCCAGGTCGCCCGCGGCAGCACCCACAGGACCAGATAGAGCATCCAGCCGCCCATCGCCGCGCAGATCCCGAAGAGTACCGCGTGGGCGACCAACGGCGCGCCAAGGCGGCGCCAGGTCACGGCGAGGCCGTCGGGCCGACGCCAGGAGGCGATCCGGGTCAGCGCCGTGAAGCCGCAGAGGTCCCCGAGCAGGGCCAGCGCGAGGCGAGGGCGCGCGAGCGGCCAGCGCGCCGAGAGCATCAGGTCGGGGTCCTCCGGCGGCTGCGTGTGGCGATGGTGCAGGTGATGGCAGCGCCGGTACTGGCGCAGATCCGCCCCCAGCGGGGCCGCGCAGAGCCACGTGCCCACCCAGGTGTTCAGGCGCGCCTGGGGAAAGAGCAGCCAGTGGGCCGGCTCGTGCATGAGCCCCAGCAATCCGAGCTGCCAGGCCCCGATGATCACGATGGCCAGCGCCAGCGTGAGCGCCGATGGCCGCGCCACGTACAGCGCCGCGGCGACCGCGATGGTGAGCCACGCGTGCGCGACGAGCAGCCCGCCCCGCCGCGCGGAAGCGCGCCGGAATAGGACCAGACGATGCGGCCTCACGGCCGGCTTGACCTCCGCACGCCCCTCGCGCAGAGTGTCGCCCATGACCACCACCACGACCGCCTCCGGCCCCAGCATCGCGCTGCTCATGGAGATCAATGCCGCCTTCAACAGCCGCGACGTCGACCGCATC includes these proteins:
- a CDS encoding TauD/TfdA family dioxygenase is translated as MATSIEVQPLTGALGAEIHGPDLNADLDDATVAAIRRALLDHCVVFFRDQRFDADRHKALARRFGEIFIHPNYKGTGPDPEIVDIRREPGDLRIVGEEWHTDTTMMPEPPMGAILYAIEVPPYGGDTLFANQYLAYESLSDGMKRLLEGLRAVHSDRKVAGPQAGLNAYRATKVREDAAWQETVSVHPVVRTHPETGRRLLFVNHSYTIRFDGMTEAESAPLLGYLLDHGHRPEFTCRFRWAAGSVAFWDNRCVKHLAVHDAGRFRRIMRRVQIAGDKPV
- a CDS encoding LLM class flavin-dependent oxidoreductase, which translates into the protein MKLYYFSEMPHHEYPDAEGDKYPSLRLTFPNTFFSPEIARRNYQRYLDEYDFADQAGFAGLMINEHHSTPSCVNVSANMTAGILARTTKRAKLLILGNILPIQDNPVQMAEQIAMADLISGGRVLSGFVRGVGVESWWANSNPVHNRERFEECHDLILKCWTTPGPFRWEGRHYHFRHVNPWCLPLQKPHPPIWVPGTASPETAVWAGRMGYTYVPFLVSFEVARELFDFYRQGAAEAGRTVTPDKLGFLICAVTADTKARALDAGRHFVWRMGPTLRGPVDYFSPVGMRSRAASQFALRARSVSLSKMSYEELVDNYYIVAGTPDEVAERFARVQKELGIGHLLLEAQESRMDHPTTMRSIELMGKSVIPALASA
- a CDS encoding alpha/beta hydrolase; this encodes MPPREELIAVGATKVHVVIGGQGDPLVVLHGAGGNRGWRRWMAAVGGRYTVYAPTHPGFGRSDAADWMESIDDLARFYLWFLDVMGLSRVHLLGHSIGGWIAAELATMCPGAIDRLVLVSPTGLKPDEGEIRDIFFHSPEELLGYSIHDASTVPEWADLFGAGPGPAEMEIALRNREMTARLAWKPYMFDPRLPHFLPRVTNPTLIVWGREDGIVPVICGEQYRRRLPNATLRVLERCGHLPPIEQPDVFAGLVLDFLGRA
- a CDS encoding SpoIIE family protein phosphatase — its product is MFTRRRRSLSIYQSLLANLAVTIVLLGGAIMALTFMGSKATVERLSRSILRETIGQVHVELRRFFEPVISQLGVIRAWEESGLLQPDDAAAMNRLLTPLLRSNPQISAVMVSDERGRQHILFHVGETWQSRQTRRDVWGGRVAWLKWSDAHPEPVASWEDDDYDPRQRPWYEGAVRARDARPDQAVTADGVFWTDPYMFYTLKMPGVTAALAFTGRDGLVRVIAIDLLLTDISKFTTALRVGELGAVMVLSDQGRVIGLPRHSRSLAPERQLGMLLKSPDDLGIRVVSDATRALTSRSPGAAGPMPLVSEGDAWWAQMSPFQLGPTRQLTIEVMVPESDLLGSLGYLRLGILLVMLAGLVLAIGRTVRLARLYSRPIEALVRESDRISRGDLEPGPAVVSSIREVHRLAETHGRMRASLQTLLKLEGDLRAARRIQQDTLPERIPVVPGFDIDGWSEPAEETGGDTYDVIGYHRAPGSRDLRLSASEAGRAVLLLADASGHGIGPALSVTQVRSMLRMAIRVGEDLPAFIRHLNAQLCADLTDGRFVSAWIGELDAQERTLTGFSCGQGPLLYYRAAEDSCVVLETDTVPLGCMDDLEVTLRAPLRMEPGDVFAVLSDGVVDAADAQGERFGTGRVIDVLTRHRKSRAAEMMSALRHALARFTHGVPADDDRTAVIIKRD
- a CDS encoding pyridoxamine 5'-phosphate oxidase family protein; protein product: MSGDRGGLEFTDVVGSVDELRALMGEPSEVALRKDIGRIDEHCRAFIARSPFVLIATSDRAGRCDVSPKGDAPGFVLVANDQHLLIPDRPGNKRFDGMRNLLDNPGIGLLFLVPGSEETLRINGRARIVRDPEWLARLVAQGKTPQLAIAVEVEEAFLHCAKCVKRSGLWEPARWPDRSGMASPAQMFRDHARLTMTVEELDQRLQEGYRKNLY
- a CDS encoding ABC transporter substrate-binding protein — encoded protein: MKALPGRLGLALVAALLALLTASPSEASGPTDLLRTVFAEANKILKNPATDDRPHERLAAIRNLFSRVFDFRGAAERSLGRQWQARSLAEQSEFTRVFADFVQRGFVYWIASVAEIDPNGAGVTVQYLGESVQRDGAVVQTAILGRGGRLIRLDHDMVVRDRRWMVRDVTIDGLSLVGSYRAQFEHVIRVSSYRELVERMRARATEATRPQPASATEAAPSLLLPKGVQIEGR
- a CDS encoding phage holin family protein, translating into MFLLIRLIINAVALLVAAWLVPGIYLSVARGATKPDDWLTLGIVALIFGVVNVIIRPIVLLFTLPLTILTLGLFTFVVNALMLILTSWIAQGMGLGFRVDGFVPALLGSLIISVVSFVLNRVVRR
- a CDS encoding polysaccharide deacetylase family protein, producing the protein MERDFIGYGRTPPVVPWPNGARLAVQVSVAYEEGGEYSLLDGPRRETMGEVPSPVPLDRRDLFNESFFEYGSRVGVWRILDLCRAHGVPASWWACARALERNPEVARALVEAGHEICGHGYGWEDFHSASRDEERENIRRTVDSLARTTGQRPLGWFTRYACSPNTRELLVEEGGFLYDSLGLNDDLPYYVTVKRRPWLVVPYTFEINDARFWRGGLVSVGDFGEYMRSAFDCLYAEAARVPRMMSIGLHCRIAGTPARSRAFAGFLDYVTQFSDVWLARRVDIARWWLEHQPPARASTSA
- a CDS encoding fatty acid desaturase, producing the protein MLGPEAVVVVVMGDTLREGRAEVKPAVRPHRLVLFRRASARRGGLLVAHAWLTIAVAAALYVARPSALTLALAIVIIGAWQLGLLGLMHEPAHWLLFPQARLNTWVGTWLCAAPLGADLRQYRRCHHLHHRHTQPPEDPDLMLSARWPLARPRLALALLGDLCGFTALTRIASWRRPDGLAVTWRRLGAPLVAHAVLFGICAAMGGWMLYLVLWVLPRATWHQVVTRIRDIAELIVFVPCWKLPRVHALLLARDLGGRMERASSYAEVLARAGG